The following are encoded together in the Streptomyces flavofungini genome:
- a CDS encoding response regulator, protein MPDPRPAPGPPSTAPLRVVIAEDHYLVREGTRRLLEDTGEADVLAAVGTAADLLEAVARLRPDVVVADIRMPPGHHTEGITAAHAIRETHPGIGVVVLSQHANENYAFDLFRRGTDGLAYLLKERIGEVDELLRALHEVAAGRSVVDPRIVEVLMGSHARGADAPLSRLTPRELDVLRHMAEGKTNRAIADSLRLSESTIEKHVNSTFAKLGLAEIPQLHRRVSAVLAYLRHAPPGPR, encoded by the coding sequence GTGCCTGACCCCAGGCCCGCGCCAGGACCCCCGAGCACCGCACCGCTGCGCGTCGTCATCGCCGAGGACCACTACCTGGTCCGCGAGGGCACCCGCCGCCTCCTCGAGGACACCGGCGAGGCCGACGTCCTCGCCGCCGTCGGCACGGCCGCCGATCTCCTCGAAGCCGTCGCACGCCTGCGCCCCGACGTCGTCGTCGCCGACATCCGCATGCCGCCCGGCCACCACACCGAGGGCATCACGGCCGCGCACGCCATCCGCGAGACCCACCCCGGCATCGGCGTCGTCGTGCTCTCCCAGCACGCCAACGAGAACTACGCCTTCGACCTGTTCCGGCGCGGCACCGACGGCCTCGCCTACCTCCTGAAGGAGCGCATCGGCGAGGTCGACGAACTCCTGCGCGCCCTGCACGAGGTCGCCGCAGGACGCTCCGTCGTCGACCCGCGCATCGTCGAGGTGCTCATGGGCAGCCACGCCCGCGGCGCCGACGCGCCCCTGTCCCGCCTCACCCCGAGGGAACTCGACGTCCTGCGGCACATGGCGGAGGGCAAGACCAACCGCGCGATCGCCGACTCCCTGCGCCTGTCCGAGTCGACCATCGAGAAGCACGTGAACTCCACCTTCGCCAAGCTCGGCCTCGCCGAGATACCGCAACTGCACCGCAGGGTCAGCGCGGTCCTCGCCTACCTGCGGCACGCGCCCCCCGGGCCCCGCTGA
- a CDS encoding sensor histidine kinase: MARRLLLLGAWLSVAIAVRHTTNLMIRELGWHLRPKVVGPVLPLDLGLQITHEMCNLAVSILILRLLALLPDGRYAFRYERHVLRALWGLLALPIVLPLAGVPQHIVYYIVFYYPEAWLPGIGAALLVVRCLRARAAGRADIAALLPWAALGAAVFLARAATRLFRSWQGEQGMFFFIGALLGALPYISISVTLVYAAFRHRLLGVDIVLRPSAVYGSLWFIINSWYLGMALTLGLTAGLFFPVGLSLLVAVVATALFRPLRDRLNTLVERRVFGKRLSRFELLVQFSTTLEHAYDLDRLAPQLATGLREGLSLRWVRVRLGGNGLPVSTAESGERPAAARPVKQFPLFYGDDSLGLIEYGPRTEGRSTPEDHAIGGTLARSAALAVHNVRLAAELCAHADEMQRQAAELAASRARIVHAQDTERRRIERRLHDGIQQDLVALVAKLALARNRLHRGGGIDSALTEMQDDAYRVIDELRELAHGIHPPILTDQGLVAAVTSCARRMPIPVTVQSGHSLAGVRFALDIEESAFYLVSEALTNVLKHARAGHVTVRMTRADGRLQVEVSDDGSGFPTATTHGSGLTGMRDRTEAVGGELTITSRAGSGTVIRARLPEHVREDTRA, from the coding sequence GTGGCCCGCCGCCTCCTGCTGCTCGGTGCCTGGCTGTCCGTCGCCATCGCCGTGCGCCACACCACGAACCTGATGATCCGTGAGCTCGGGTGGCACCTGCGCCCGAAGGTCGTCGGCCCGGTGCTGCCGCTCGACCTGGGCCTGCAGATCACGCACGAGATGTGCAACCTCGCGGTGAGCATCCTCATCCTGCGCCTGCTCGCCCTGCTGCCCGACGGCCGCTATGCCTTCCGCTACGAACGCCACGTCCTGCGCGCCCTGTGGGGTCTGCTCGCCCTGCCGATCGTGCTGCCCCTGGCCGGGGTCCCGCAGCACATCGTCTACTACATCGTCTTCTACTACCCCGAGGCCTGGCTGCCCGGCATCGGCGCCGCCCTCCTCGTCGTGCGCTGCCTGCGCGCCCGGGCCGCGGGCCGCGCCGACATCGCCGCCCTGCTGCCCTGGGCCGCGCTCGGCGCCGCCGTGTTCCTGGCCCGCGCCGCCACCCGCCTCTTCCGCTCCTGGCAGGGCGAGCAGGGCATGTTCTTCTTCATCGGCGCGCTCCTCGGCGCCCTGCCCTACATCTCGATCTCCGTCACCCTCGTCTACGCCGCGTTCCGGCACCGGCTGCTCGGCGTCGACATCGTCCTGCGGCCCTCCGCCGTCTACGGCTCCCTGTGGTTCATCATCAACAGCTGGTACCTCGGCATGGCCCTCACCCTCGGGCTCACCGCCGGACTGTTCTTCCCCGTCGGCCTGTCCCTGCTGGTCGCCGTCGTCGCGACCGCCCTGTTCCGGCCCCTGCGCGACCGGCTCAACACGCTCGTCGAGCGGCGCGTCTTCGGCAAGCGCCTGAGCAGGTTCGAGCTCCTCGTCCAGTTCAGCACCACCCTGGAACACGCCTACGACCTCGACCGCCTCGCCCCCCAGCTCGCCACCGGCCTGCGCGAGGGCCTCAGCCTGCGGTGGGTGCGCGTCCGCCTCGGCGGGAACGGCCTGCCCGTGTCCACCGCCGAATCCGGTGAGAGGCCGGCCGCCGCCCGGCCCGTCAAGCAGTTCCCGCTCTTCTACGGAGACGACTCCCTCGGCCTCATCGAGTACGGCCCGAGGACCGAGGGCCGCTCCACCCCCGAGGACCACGCCATCGGCGGCACCCTCGCCCGCTCCGCCGCCCTCGCCGTGCACAACGTCCGCCTCGCCGCCGAACTCTGCGCCCACGCCGACGAGATGCAGCGCCAGGCCGCCGAACTCGCCGCGTCCCGCGCCCGCATCGTGCACGCCCAGGACACCGAGCGCCGCCGCATCGAACGCCGCCTGCACGACGGCATTCAGCAGGACCTCGTCGCCCTCGTCGCGAAACTCGCCCTCGCCCGCAACCGACTGCACCGCGGCGGCGGCATCGACAGCGCCCTCACCGAGATGCAGGACGACGCCTACCGCGTCATCGACGAGCTCCGCGAACTCGCCCACGGCATCCACCCGCCCATCCTCACCGACCAGGGCCTCGTCGCCGCCGTCACCTCCTGCGCCCGCCGCATGCCGATCCCCGTCACCGTCCAGAGCGGACACTCCCTGGCCGGAGTGCGCTTCGCCCTCGACATCGAGGAGTCCGCCTTCTACCTGGTCTCCGAAGCGCTCACCAACGTCCTCAAGCACGCCCGCGCCGGACACGTCACCGTCCGCATGACCCGCGCCGACGGCCGCCTCCAGGTCGAGGTGTCCGACGACGGCAGCGGATTTCCCACCGCCACCACCCACGGCTCCGGCCTCACCGGCATGCGCGACCGGACCGAGGCCGTGGGCGGCGAACTCACCATCACCAGCCGCGCCGGCTCCGGCACCGTCATCCGCGCCCGGCTCCCGGAACACGTCAGGGAGGACACCCGTGCCTGA
- a CDS encoding radical SAM protein — MSRCSGPEVVVWDTTYACPLRCSHCYSESGRRPSRQLAPEDMLRVADALVALGPRVVALSGGEPLIVRGLFDVAARLRAGGVKLSINTSGWVMSRALAERLADGFDEVIVSLDGATPEVHDRIRGRKGSFDRVLATLALLDEVAGERSAAARGRLRFGIDCVVIRSNFPQLEAFAADIAHRFPHLATLGFNSAVPEGLASRLEFCERELLDDDQVAQLTSATLRSRLRDLAPPSVSVHTTDNMNLVMNPERVARRVDTLVMQVEPDGLVRGIPVYEGTVGSLLEEPGSVLWERTLARLEDPFVVETLSSVHSMGTWAQAVRRMDRRFGTADDLARFDRRSVRTNPPEFLTPAVVTAQGSPGPHSA; from the coding sequence ATGAGTCGTTGTTCCGGTCCGGAAGTGGTCGTGTGGGACACCACGTACGCGTGTCCGCTGCGGTGCTCGCACTGCTATTCGGAATCGGGGCGACGGCCGTCGCGGCAGCTCGCCCCCGAGGACATGCTGCGGGTCGCGGACGCCCTCGTCGCGCTCGGGCCGCGGGTCGTGGCCCTGTCCGGAGGCGAACCGCTGATCGTCCGCGGCCTGTTCGACGTCGCGGCCCGGCTGCGGGCGGGCGGCGTGAAGCTGTCGATCAACACCAGCGGCTGGGTGATGAGCCGGGCGCTCGCCGAACGGCTCGCGGACGGGTTCGACGAGGTGATCGTCAGCCTCGACGGGGCGACGCCCGAGGTGCACGACCGCATCCGGGGCCGCAAGGGTTCCTTCGACCGGGTCCTTGCGACGTTGGCACTCCTCGACGAGGTGGCGGGGGAACGGAGCGCGGCCGCACGGGGGCGGCTGCGCTTCGGCATCGACTGTGTGGTGATCCGCAGCAACTTCCCGCAGCTGGAGGCCTTCGCCGCCGACATCGCCCACCGGTTCCCGCACCTGGCCACCCTGGGGTTCAACTCCGCCGTGCCCGAAGGACTGGCGAGCCGGCTGGAGTTCTGCGAGCGCGAACTCCTCGACGACGACCAGGTCGCCCAGCTGACCAGTGCGACGCTCCGCTCCCGCCTGCGCGACCTGGCCCCGCCCTCGGTCTCCGTCCACACCACCGACAACATGAACCTGGTGATGAACCCCGAGCGCGTCGCCCGGCGCGTCGACACCCTCGTGATGCAGGTCGAACCGGACGGCCTGGTGCGGGGGATCCCCGTGTACGAGGGGACGGTCGGCAGCCTCCTCGAGGAGCCGGGGTCGGTTCTGTGGGAGCGCACGCTCGCCCGGCTCGAGGACCCGTTCGTGGTGGAGACCCTGTCGTCCGTGCACTCCATGGGGACCTGGGCGCAGGCCGTCCGGCGCATGGACCGCCGCTTCGGGACCGCCGATGACCTCGCCCGCTTCGACCGCCGTTCCGTCCGCACCAACCCGCCGGAATTCCTCACCCCGGCCGTGGTGACCGCCCAGGGCTCTCCGGGGCCGCACTCCGCCTGA